A genome region from Hymenobacter tibetensis includes the following:
- a CDS encoding MerR family transcriptional regulator — MGQFSISDLEQLSGIKAHTIRMWELRYGILRPVRTATNIRTYCDDDLRRLLNVATLCSQGHRISKVAQLSEQELSQAVIACNDAAHGYCQQVNSLLAAMLEMNEPQLNFVLNQTIHQQGFENAVMHVVYPFLQRIGVMWQAGSVNPAQEHLVTNLVRQKMMAAIDLLAPVKPSAAHRWVLFLPEGEMHELALLFMNYVLRFRGHHVLYLGQNLPVTELKAVCAAYEPHVVCTVMTAVPERDRVQEFVDKIVQLCPNKKICLYGPLAMIEGLELPVGAVRFRLITEFISLANELRKSEKALA; from the coding sequence GTGGGACAATTTTCAATTAGTGACTTAGAGCAGCTTAGTGGCATCAAAGCCCACACTATTCGGATGTGGGAGCTGCGCTATGGCATTCTTCGGCCCGTGCGTACCGCCACCAACATCCGGACCTATTGCGACGATGATCTGCGCCGGCTTTTGAACGTGGCTACTCTGTGCAGCCAAGGGCACCGCATATCCAAAGTGGCGCAGCTGAGCGAGCAAGAGTTGAGCCAAGCGGTTATTGCCTGTAATGATGCGGCCCACGGGTATTGTCAGCAAGTGAACAGCTTGCTAGCGGCCATGCTGGAGATGAATGAGCCGCAGCTCAACTTCGTCTTAAACCAGACAATCCATCAGCAAGGCTTCGAAAATGCTGTCATGCACGTCGTGTATCCGTTTTTGCAGCGTATCGGCGTGATGTGGCAAGCTGGCAGCGTGAATCCGGCGCAGGAGCACTTGGTAACCAACTTGGTGCGCCAAAAGATGATGGCTGCCATTGACCTGCTGGCGCCGGTAAAGCCCAGTGCTGCGCATCGGTGGGTGTTGTTTCTGCCGGAAGGCGAAATGCACGAGTTGGCCCTGCTGTTCATGAACTACGTGTTACGGTTTCGGGGCCATCATGTGCTGTATCTAGGCCAGAACTTGCCCGTTACGGAGCTAAAAGCGGTGTGCGCTGCTTACGAACCGCATGTGGTGTGCACCGTCATGACCGCCGTGCCGGAGCGCGACCGTGTGCAGGAGTTCGTTGACAAAATTGTGCAACTGTGCCCCAACAAGAAGATATGCTTATATGGCCCGTTGGCTATGATAGAAGGGCTGGAATTGCCGGTCGGCGCAGTTCGTTTTCGGTTGATTACCGAGTTTATTTCCCTGGCAAATGAGCTTCGCAAGAGCGAAAAAGCCTTGGCTTAA
- a CDS encoding sigma-70 family RNA polymerase sigma factor → MTSLEFTSQVQKISYSLKPVAMNLTRDADDAKDLVQETLLKALLNKDKFKAGTNLKAWLYTIMRNTFINNYNKITKRNSNIDSTEYFQYFNTDENYITHNGASSDFVVTDINQAIAGLSADYRTPFMMYYIGYKYLEIAEKLQIPIGTVKNRIHIARKELKDALKTYAPGE, encoded by the coding sequence ATGACCTCTTTGGAATTCACCAGTCAAGTACAGAAGATTTCCTACTCTCTAAAGCCCGTGGCGATGAACCTGACCCGCGACGCTGATGATGCGAAGGATCTGGTGCAAGAGACTTTGTTGAAAGCGTTATTAAATAAAGACAAGTTTAAAGCTGGTACCAACCTTAAGGCCTGGTTGTATACCATCATGCGCAATACGTTTATCAACAATTACAATAAGATAACGAAGCGCAACAGTAACATCGACAGCACGGAGTACTTCCAGTACTTCAACACCGACGAAAACTACATTACACACAACGGCGCTAGTTCCGACTTCGTAGTAACTGATATCAACCAAGCTATTGCTGGGTTGTCGGCCGACTATCGGACGCCGTTTATGATGTACTACATAGGCTACAAGTACCTGGAAATTGCGGAGAAGCTGCAAATTCCGATTGGCACCGTCAAGAACCGCATCCACATTGCTCGCAAGGAGCTGAAAGATGCGTTAAAGACATACGCCCCCGGCGAGTAG
- a CDS encoding phytoene desaturase family protein, with protein MSKHVIVIGSGFAGLAAATSLAQRGYRVTVLEKNEGPGGRARVFKAEGFTFDMGPSWYWMPDIFEQYFARFGKKVADYYNLVRLDPSYQVVFKGLEAVDIPAAMDELRALFERYEPGSAARLDEFLRQAAYKYEVGIGKFVHMPGRSLLEFADPRLLVDAVRLDLLQSMHKHVRKFFKDSRLLELVEFPILFLGATSENTPALYSLMNYADLALGTWYPMGGMHKIVEGMVRLAQEQGVTLKYNQEVQQIVVEKGHATGVQTTTGFYAADIVVAGADYHHAEQQLLAPEWRNYTESYWDKRTMAPSSLLFYLGVNKRLDKLRHHNLFFDEDFALHAEEIYEQPKWPSRPLFYASTPSVTDSSVAPPGCENLFLLIPVAPNLPDPEQTREHYYHLIMDRLERHCGHSIRDAVVFKRSYAHQDFMQDYHSYKGNAYGLANTLRQTAILKPSLKSKKVHNLYFTGQLTVPGPGVPPSLISGQVVAGEVEKEFPVLKTPVVPELAR; from the coding sequence GTGAGTAAACATGTGATTGTTATCGGCTCCGGTTTTGCGGGCCTTGCGGCGGCTACTTCGCTGGCGCAGCGAGGCTACCGCGTGACGGTGCTTGAAAAGAACGAGGGTCCCGGCGGCCGGGCACGAGTATTCAAGGCCGAGGGCTTCACGTTCGATATGGGCCCGAGCTGGTACTGGATGCCCGATATATTCGAGCAGTACTTTGCCCGGTTCGGTAAGAAAGTGGCCGATTATTACAACTTGGTGCGGCTGGATCCTTCCTATCAAGTGGTGTTCAAAGGACTAGAGGCGGTTGACATACCGGCTGCTATGGACGAGCTGCGGGCGTTGTTTGAGCGGTACGAGCCCGGTAGCGCCGCGCGCCTCGATGAGTTTTTGCGGCAGGCAGCCTATAAATATGAGGTCGGCATCGGCAAATTCGTACACATGCCGGGCCGCTCTTTACTGGAATTCGCTGATCCGCGGCTGCTAGTTGATGCCGTGCGCCTCGACTTGCTGCAAAGCATGCACAAGCATGTGCGTAAGTTTTTCAAAGACTCGCGGCTGCTAGAACTAGTGGAATTCCCCATTCTGTTTCTTGGTGCTACCTCGGAAAACACCCCGGCCCTGTACTCGCTAATGAACTACGCCGACCTGGCGCTGGGCACGTGGTACCCGATGGGCGGTATGCACAAGATTGTGGAGGGAATGGTGCGGTTGGCGCAGGAGCAAGGCGTGACGCTGAAATATAACCAAGAAGTGCAGCAGATAGTGGTGGAAAAAGGCCACGCCACCGGCGTGCAAACCACCACCGGCTTTTATGCGGCCGATATAGTAGTGGCCGGTGCCGACTACCACCACGCCGAGCAGCAGTTGCTGGCCCCTGAATGGCGCAACTACACGGAAAGCTACTGGGACAAGCGTACCATGGCGCCCTCGTCGTTGCTGTTTTATCTGGGTGTCAACAAGCGGCTCGATAAGCTACGCCACCACAATCTGTTCTTTGATGAGGACTTTGCGTTGCATGCCGAGGAAATCTATGAGCAGCCGAAATGGCCGAGCCGCCCGCTGTTCTACGCTTCCACGCCAAGCGTAACGGACTCCAGCGTGGCACCTCCCGGCTGCGAAAACCTGTTTCTGCTGATTCCGGTGGCGCCCAACCTGCCCGACCCGGAGCAAACCCGGGAGCATTATTACCACTTGATCATGGACCGGCTAGAGCGGCATTGTGGCCACAGCATCCGCGACGCGGTGGTGTTTAAGCGCAGCTATGCCCACCAAGATTTCATGCAGGATTACCACAGCTACAAAGGCAACGCCTACGGCCTAGCCAACACGCTCCGCCAGACCGCCATCTTGAAACCCTCGCTGAAAAGCAAAAAGGTACACAACCTGTATTTCACGGGGCAACTCACCGTACCTGGGCCAGGCGTGCCGCCTTCGCTCATATCTGGGCAGGTAGTGGCAGGGGAGGTGGAGAAAGAATTTCCGGTGCTGAAAACGCCTGTTGTTCCGGAGCTAGCTCGCTGA
- a CDS encoding phytoene/squalene synthase family protein, translating into MDHVALFTETSRACSKLITQRYSTSFTLGIRTLDVRFHLPVYAVYGFVRWADEIVDTFHDHDKAALFTDFKRQTDEALARRISLNPVLHAFQDVVHAYHIDREFIDAFLYSMEMDLDDRSYNQSLYEKYIYGSAEVVGLMCLRIFCEGDEAMFQRLREPARRLGSAFQKVNFLRDIRSDYDERGRVYFPGVTYERFDDKVKREIEADIRADFDAAYVGIMQLPRSAKLGVYLAYVYYLKLFHKIKQLPAARILGERVRVPDNTKLLLLMGSYFRYRLRAI; encoded by the coding sequence TTGGACCACGTTGCCCTATTCACTGAAACCAGCCGCGCGTGCAGCAAGCTTATCACGCAACGCTACAGCACGTCCTTTACACTAGGCATCCGTACACTCGATGTGCGGTTTCACTTGCCAGTGTATGCCGTGTATGGCTTCGTGCGGTGGGCCGATGAGATTGTGGACACCTTCCACGACCACGACAAGGCTGCGCTGTTCACTGATTTCAAGCGCCAAACCGACGAAGCCCTAGCCCGCCGAATCAGCTTGAACCCGGTGCTACATGCGTTTCAGGATGTGGTGCACGCGTACCATATCGACCGGGAATTTATCGATGCCTTTCTGTACAGCATGGAAATGGACCTCGATGACCGCAGCTACAACCAGTCGTTGTACGAGAAGTACATCTACGGCTCGGCCGAAGTGGTGGGGCTGATGTGTTTGCGAATTTTTTGCGAAGGCGACGAAGCCATGTTTCAGCGGCTGCGGGAGCCCGCGCGGCGGCTCGGCTCGGCGTTTCAGAAGGTGAACTTTCTGCGCGATATCCGCTCCGACTACGATGAACGGGGCCGCGTATACTTCCCAGGCGTAACGTACGAGCGGTTCGACGACAAGGTGAAGCGCGAAATAGAAGCCGATATCCGAGCCGATTTCGACGCGGCCTACGTGGGCATTATGCAGTTGCCACGTTCAGCCAAGCTCGGCGTGTACTTGGCATACGTGTACTATCTCAAGCTATTCCATAAGATTAAACAGCTGCCAGCGGCACGAATTTTGGGAGAGCGGGTGCGCGTCCCAGATAACACCAAGCTGCTTTTGTTGATGGGTTCGTATTTTCGCTATCGCCTACGGGCTATTTGA
- a CDS encoding carboxypeptidase-like regulatory domain-containing protein — protein MKALLVFGGLFLTGSGVVAQGITVTGQVLDGLQRPVPYASVGVKGSQQGTATNEVGEFSLRVATLPQRIEVLSIGYAPKLVSVGAADVPLVVVLQASAVALPEVRVRNPELEVRELIQRASAKLLRHEKQTYYGKAFYRQKTKQNGTYCEFFDAFYDVKFNDRHITGWDLGESRSAVRPGGFTFTNLSAIIRVTLPTFIKNSRRAKLLTPLGPQALTQFDFTLKEIQTSQGRELAVIHFQPKPTITKPAPSGLLYIDRQTAALHRREMTFSASSLLSLNGVADTKILSDAFQVVSDYTPVADSLTRLAGTRAQCRLVLQQGNGKVDSTHVAGNFFFYQYTPRLAGHAYADVPRKSKDLQQIMARPYNPAFWLDNAVLKNSPLDEKLIQDLEGQRVFRRM, from the coding sequence ATGAAAGCCTTACTGGTATTCGGGGGCCTGTTCCTGACAGGGAGCGGGGTGGTAGCGCAAGGTATTACCGTCACGGGGCAGGTGCTGGACGGCTTGCAGCGTCCAGTGCCCTATGCCAGCGTGGGCGTGAAAGGCAGCCAGCAAGGCACTGCCACCAACGAGGTAGGAGAATTTAGTTTGCGGGTGGCCACGTTGCCGCAACGAATAGAAGTGCTTAGCATTGGGTATGCGCCCAAGTTGGTGTCGGTTGGTGCCGCCGACGTGCCTCTAGTGGTGGTGCTACAGGCCAGTGCCGTAGCGCTGCCCGAAGTGCGGGTCCGTAACCCTGAGTTGGAAGTGCGGGAGCTTATTCAGCGGGCTTCCGCCAAACTGCTACGGCACGAAAAGCAGACGTACTACGGGAAAGCCTTTTACCGCCAGAAAACCAAGCAAAACGGCACGTACTGCGAATTCTTCGATGCGTTTTACGACGTGAAGTTCAATGACCGGCACATTACCGGGTGGGACTTAGGCGAAAGTCGTTCTGCTGTGCGGCCAGGCGGTTTCACGTTCACCAATCTCTCGGCTATCATTCGAGTGACATTGCCAACGTTCATCAAGAATTCAAGGCGAGCTAAGCTGTTGACGCCCCTTGGGCCGCAAGCCTTGACGCAATTCGATTTTACACTCAAGGAAATTCAAACCAGCCAAGGGCGCGAGTTGGCCGTGATTCACTTTCAGCCCAAGCCTACTATAACCAAACCGGCACCCAGCGGCTTGCTCTACATCGATAGGCAAACGGCCGCGCTGCATCGGCGTGAAATGACGTTTTCGGCCAGTAGCTTATTGAGCTTGAACGGCGTAGCGGACACCAAAATTTTATCTGACGCGTTTCAGGTGGTATCAGACTACACGCCAGTGGCTGACTCTCTTACGCGCCTCGCTGGCACCCGGGCGCAGTGCCGCCTTGTGCTGCAGCAGGGCAATGGCAAGGTGGATAGCACGCACGTAGCAGGAAATTTCTTTTTTTACCAATATACCCCGCGCTTGGCCGGGCATGCTTATGCTGATGTGCCACGCAAAAGCAAAGATTTACAGCAGATTATGGCTCGTCCTTACAATCCGGCTTTCTGGCTGGATAACGCCGTACTCAAGAATAGCCCGCTCGATGAGAAGCTAATTCAAGACTTGGAAGGCCAGCGCGTATTTCGGCGGATGTAG
- a CDS encoding 4-hydroxy-3-methylbut-2-enyl diphosphate reductase, producing MPQHLSVRIDPNSGFCFGVIYAIQMAEDILDEQGYLYCLGDIVHNDEEVQRLEKRGLRIIDYEQFEQLRNEAVLIRAHGEPPSTYQMALENNLTLIDASCPVVLKLQNRIKTSYDKQEKIFIYGKHGHAEVRGLLGQTSGNAVVFENLDELLLHELPSNITLYSQTTKSTDSFYRIKGELEQRGYHINANDTICRQVSNRDKDLRKFSEQYDQIVFVSGTKSSNGKVLYQVCKETNPATHFISKVEEICPTWFQPGQSVGICGATSTPMWLMEQVRDALLAL from the coding sequence ATGCCGCAACACCTAAGCGTCCGTATTGACCCCAATTCCGGCTTTTGCTTCGGCGTTATCTATGCCATTCAAATGGCTGAAGACATCCTCGACGAGCAAGGCTACCTATACTGCCTAGGCGACATCGTGCACAACGATGAAGAAGTGCAGCGACTGGAAAAGCGCGGTCTACGCATCATCGACTACGAGCAGTTCGAGCAGCTCCGCAACGAGGCCGTCCTTATTCGGGCCCACGGCGAGCCACCGAGTACCTACCAAATGGCGTTGGAAAACAACCTGACGCTTATTGACGCCTCGTGCCCCGTGGTGCTCAAACTCCAAAACCGCATCAAAACCAGCTACGACAAGCAGGAAAAGATATTTATCTATGGCAAGCACGGCCACGCCGAGGTTCGGGGACTTCTGGGCCAGACCAGCGGCAACGCCGTCGTGTTCGAGAACCTAGACGAGTTGTTGCTCCACGAACTGCCGTCCAACATCACGCTCTACAGCCAGACCACCAAAAGCACCGACTCCTTTTACCGCATCAAAGGAGAGCTAGAGCAGCGCGGTTACCACATCAACGCAAACGATACCATTTGCCGGCAGGTAAGTAACCGCGACAAAGACCTGCGCAAATTCTCCGAGCAGTACGACCAGATTGTATTCGTATCCGGTACAAAAAGCTCTAATGGCAAGGTGCTCTACCAGGTCTGCAAGGAAACTAATCCGGCCACCCACTTCATTTCGAAAGTGGAAGAAATATGCCCAACTTGGTTTCAGCCGGGGCAGTCGGTAGGCATTTGTGGCGCCACCAGCACGCCTATGTGGCTGATGGAGCAAGTGCGTGATGCGTTGCTAGCCCTCTAG
- a CDS encoding fatty acid desaturase — protein MVPATQLLHHSATTQRVKPAPLGYKGVVVALLIMGAWAGLLTYLLAAYQPNWTTPWPYLLLLLQTHLYTGLFITAHDAMHGVVSSNKRLNNVLGTIAAGLFAFNWFPRMLPKHHQHHRHVGTDDDPDFHDGHHPGFLPWFVRFAWNYVTVWQVLLMAATYNILKLYFPQANVIAFWMIPAVLATLQLFFFGTYLPHRGEHEPDNLHKSRSQFRHHLWAFVSCYFFGYHYEHHDQPYLPWWRLWETK, from the coding sequence ATGGTTCCTGCTACTCAGTTACTTCATCACTCAGCTACTACCCAACGGGTAAAGCCCGCGCCTCTTGGCTACAAGGGTGTGGTAGTAGCGCTGTTGATTATGGGAGCATGGGCAGGCTTGCTAACCTATTTGTTGGCCGCTTACCAGCCCAACTGGACAACTCCCTGGCCTTACTTGTTGCTCTTGCTGCAAACGCACCTCTACACGGGGCTCTTCATCACGGCACACGATGCGATGCACGGTGTAGTAAGCTCCAATAAGCGCCTAAACAACGTGCTGGGCACCATAGCCGCCGGCTTGTTTGCCTTCAACTGGTTTCCCCGGATGCTTCCCAAGCACCACCAGCATCATCGCCACGTAGGCACCGACGACGACCCCGACTTCCACGACGGCCACCACCCCGGCTTCCTGCCATGGTTTGTGCGCTTCGCTTGGAACTACGTGACGGTGTGGCAAGTGCTATTGATGGCGGCTACCTACAATATCTTGAAGCTATATTTTCCGCAAGCCAACGTCATTGCTTTCTGGATGATACCGGCCGTGTTGGCTACGCTGCAACTATTCTTTTTTGGTACGTACCTGCCCCATCGGGGTGAACACGAACCCGACAACCTGCATAAGTCGCGCAGTCAGTTTCGGCACCACCTATGGGCCTTTGTGAGTTGCTACTTTTTCGGTTATCACTATGAGCACCACGACCAGCCGTATCTGCCCTGGTGGCGCCTGTGGGAAACCAAGTAG
- a CDS encoding heavy-metal-associated domain-containing protein — MKSVKIFLLALLTLLTAQVAQAQTASKAKSQAAGTEQVQLKTSAVCDMCKTRLEKAMAYEKGVQAAVLDVPTQVLTVTYRPEKTTPEALRTAVQKTGYDADAQPADERAYNKLPDCCKKTNAVHTKEGSR, encoded by the coding sequence ATGAAATCCGTCAAAATCTTCCTGCTAGCTCTGCTCACACTCCTGACTGCCCAAGTGGCCCAAGCGCAAACGGCCTCCAAAGCGAAAAGCCAAGCGGCCGGTACCGAGCAGGTACAACTCAAGACATCTGCGGTGTGCGACATGTGCAAAACCCGCCTCGAAAAAGCCATGGCTTATGAAAAAGGCGTGCAAGCCGCCGTTCTTGATGTGCCCACGCAGGTACTAACTGTCACGTACCGCCCCGAGAAGACTACGCCCGAAGCGTTGCGCACCGCCGTGCAGAAGACCGGCTACGACGCCGACGCCCAACCTGCCGACGAGCGTGCCTATAACAAACTACCCGACTGCTGCAAGAAAACCAACGCCGTCCACACCAAGGAAGGTAGCAGATAG
- a CDS encoding TonB-dependent receptor — protein sequence MEFPFGPRFAAALGLVLSSSPAALAQSSADILAPVRGQVTDATAAKPLPGAVVRWLGTTDVATTDNAGGFALPRPARAEASRLIINALGYRPDTIAVATTGSPYVRVALRPGAELGEVRVEDRAPSYSSLTPANTQVITSRDLTKSACCNLAESFETNAAVEVSTTDAVSGAKQIQLLGLDGAYSLLTVDNLPALRGLSTPYRLNYLSGTWIESIDIIKGMGSVVNGYESISGQVNVRLKEPEKAERLLFNAYGNDLGKFDLNLNLATPLSKKVSTALLLHSDHLGRRVDRNKDGFMDLPLATQYNVFNKWKYQSGNGIVSEIGLGALRETREGGQLGFRTGAADAYQQNYGFTSSTNRYTGFAKTSYTWPGRPYQSLGLLLSGTHHDFNSTYSYKQAPYEPRQYDGTQRTGLATLLFQSVLGTTAHTYRVGLSYLHDDYQELFRNGISYLNETPEVRYAREHRTRLENVPGGFAEYTYQNLRNLTLVGGLRLDRHNLYGWQLTPRFNLKYDAAKNSVLRLAAGTGFRIANPIADNIGSLLSAREFVIAPNLRPEKAWNAGGSVTQYFTLAGRNATFVVDYYHTEFQNQVIADMYTAPSLLLVSNLEPGGRSFSRSFQAEVQVEPVKGLTAKAAYKYLDVKTSYSGQLLRRPMTVPHRVFFNVGYATAYDKWRADLTVQAFGQRPLAPHPGEEGHQHGAAETMLPYSPRFALLNTQLTRSFKRFEVYAGVENLTNYRQANPIQSASMPFDQNFDAAMVYGPTYGRLTYAGLRFRIE from the coding sequence ATGGAATTTCCTTTCGGGCCCCGCTTTGCGGCCGCGCTTGGCCTCGTGCTGAGTAGCTCACCTGCTGCGCTGGCCCAATCCTCGGCCGATATTCTGGCTCCAGTTCGGGGGCAGGTAACGGACGCTACGGCAGCCAAGCCACTACCAGGCGCCGTGGTGCGCTGGCTCGGCACTACCGATGTGGCTACCACCGACAATGCTGGTGGTTTTGCGCTGCCGCGGCCTGCTCGTGCCGAAGCCAGCCGCCTCATCATCAACGCCCTTGGCTACCGCCCCGATACTATTGCCGTAGCCACCACCGGCAGCCCGTATGTGCGGGTGGCGCTGCGGCCGGGCGCCGAACTGGGAGAGGTACGCGTGGAAGACCGCGCCCCCTCCTACTCGTCTCTTACGCCTGCCAACACGCAGGTGATTACCAGCCGCGACCTAACCAAGTCAGCCTGCTGCAACCTAGCGGAAAGCTTTGAAACCAATGCGGCCGTAGAAGTTTCCACCACCGATGCGGTGTCCGGCGCCAAGCAGATTCAACTGCTCGGGCTCGATGGTGCTTATTCTTTGCTGACCGTGGACAACCTGCCGGCCCTGCGCGGCCTATCGACTCCCTACCGCCTCAACTACCTCTCCGGCACCTGGATTGAGAGCATCGACATCATCAAGGGCATGGGCTCGGTGGTGAATGGCTACGAAAGTATTTCGGGCCAGGTGAACGTGCGCCTCAAGGAGCCCGAAAAGGCGGAGCGGTTGCTTTTCAACGCTTACGGCAACGACCTCGGCAAATTCGATCTTAACCTGAACCTAGCCACGCCCTTAAGCAAGAAGGTATCCACGGCCCTGTTGCTGCACTCCGACCATCTGGGCCGCCGCGTTGACCGGAACAAGGATGGGTTTATGGACCTGCCACTGGCCACGCAATACAACGTGTTCAACAAGTGGAAATACCAGTCGGGCAATGGGATAGTAAGTGAAATAGGGCTGGGCGCGCTACGCGAAACCCGGGAAGGCGGCCAGCTTGGTTTCCGGACCGGAGCCGCCGATGCGTACCAGCAGAACTACGGCTTCACTAGCTCCACCAACCGCTACACGGGTTTCGCCAAGACATCTTACACCTGGCCGGGCCGCCCGTACCAAAGCTTGGGCTTGCTGCTCAGTGGAACTCACCACGACTTCAACTCCACCTATTCCTATAAGCAGGCCCCGTATGAACCACGGCAGTATGATGGCACGCAGCGCACGGGCCTTGCTACCTTGTTGTTCCAAAGCGTGCTGGGCACTACCGCCCATACCTACCGCGTAGGCCTGAGCTATTTGCACGACGACTATCAGGAGCTGTTTCGCAACGGCATCAGCTACCTCAACGAGACACCCGAGGTGCGCTACGCGCGGGAGCACCGCACCCGTCTGGAGAACGTGCCGGGTGGTTTTGCGGAATACACCTACCAAAACTTGCGGAATCTCACGCTGGTGGGCGGCCTGCGCCTCGACCGGCACAACCTCTACGGCTGGCAGCTCACGCCGCGCTTCAATTTGAAATATGATGCCGCCAAAAACTCGGTGCTACGATTGGCAGCTGGCACAGGCTTCCGGATAGCCAACCCCATTGCCGACAACATTGGCTCCTTGTTGAGTGCCCGTGAATTTGTAATTGCACCCAACCTGCGCCCCGAAAAGGCCTGGAACGCGGGCGGCAGTGTCACACAGTATTTCACGCTGGCTGGCCGCAATGCCACCTTCGTAGTGGACTACTACCACACTGAGTTTCAGAACCAGGTAATTGCCGACATGTATACCGCCCCGAGCTTGCTACTGGTGAGCAACCTGGAGCCTGGCGGCCGTTCTTTCTCGCGTAGCTTTCAGGCCGAAGTACAGGTGGAGCCCGTGAAAGGCCTCACGGCAAAAGCCGCCTACAAATACCTGGACGTGAAAACCAGCTACAGCGGGCAGCTGCTCCGCCGACCGATGACGGTGCCCCACCGAGTATTCTTCAACGTGGGATACGCCACCGCCTACGACAAGTGGCGGGCCGATCTGACTGTGCAAGCCTTCGGGCAGCGGCCGTTGGCGCCCCACCCTGGCGAGGAGGGCCATCAGCACGGCGCCGCCGAAACAATGCTGCCTTACTCGCCGCGCTTTGCGTTGCTTAACACGCAGCTTACCAGATCCTTTAAGCGCTTCGAAGTATATGCCGGCGTGGAAAACCTGACCAACTACCGCCAAGCAAACCCGATTCAAAGCGCGTCTATGCCCTTCGACCAAAACTTCGATGCAGCCATGGTGTACGGCCCCACTTATGGACGCCTGACGTATGCTGGCTTACGCTTCCGGATAGAGTAA
- a CDS encoding HYC_CC_PP family protein, whose product MKRPISHRFFSALLALLVLTASVGMTVLRHTCHQSGSRTTSVVFTTPQHRCPAQEPRSEQQAYSSQAQLKAACCEFSAHLHKLDIPTPEITWAKLLPTPLLTTWWPASTWPLVSPTLLVAQAEAWHAADSSPPLRAGRLLLSFIGVLVV is encoded by the coding sequence ATGAAGCGTCCTATCTCCCATCGGTTTTTCAGCGCATTGCTGGCATTGCTGGTTCTTACTGCTTCGGTGGGAATGACCGTGCTGCGGCATACGTGCCACCAAAGCGGGAGTCGTACAACATCGGTCGTCTTCACAACTCCCCAGCACCGCTGTCCAGCTCAGGAGCCTCGCTCCGAACAGCAAGCTTATTCCAGCCAAGCTCAGCTTAAAGCCGCGTGTTGCGAGTTCAGTGCGCACTTACACAAGCTGGATATTCCAACGCCGGAAATAACTTGGGCGAAGCTGCTACCGACGCCTTTGTTGACTACGTGGTGGCCCGCTTCCACTTGGCCGTTGGTGTCCCCTACCCTGCTGGTTGCGCAGGCCGAAGCTTGGCACGCCGCCGACAGTTCGCCACCCTTACGAGCGGGGCGGCTGTTGCTTTCGTTTATTGGTGTCTTGGTGGTGTAG
- the mraZ gene encoding division/cell wall cluster transcriptional repressor MraZ gives MNLLSGEYECKLDPKGRLVLPAKVKGNLPEASGNQLVLVRGFEPCLVLYPRESWRIIHDKVMALDEFNEEYRQFQRNFFRGMTEVELDTIGRFMLPRTMVRYSGIEKEAIIVGLGNRCEIWDPTRYDEYLIKDQQSFSKLAQKFLTTENGPGGPLAA, from the coding sequence ATGAACCTGCTCTCCGGCGAATACGAATGCAAGCTGGACCCGAAAGGGCGGCTGGTGCTGCCGGCCAAGGTGAAAGGCAACTTGCCGGAAGCCTCGGGCAACCAACTCGTGTTGGTGCGTGGGTTCGAGCCCTGCTTGGTGTTGTACCCCCGCGAGTCGTGGCGCATCATCCACGACAAGGTGATGGCGCTCGACGAGTTCAACGAAGAGTATCGCCAGTTTCAGCGCAACTTCTTCCGGGGCATGACGGAAGTGGAGCTGGACACCATCGGGCGGTTTATGCTGCCCCGGACCATGGTGCGCTACTCGGGCATCGAGAAGGAGGCCATTATTGTGGGACTTGGCAACCGATGTGAAATCTGGGACCCTACCCGCTATGATGAGTACCTGATTAAAGACCAGCAAAGCTTCTCGAAGCTGGCGCAAAAGTTTCTTACCACCGAAAACGGCCCTGGCGGCCCCCTGGCCGCATGA